The genomic segment CTTTCCCGCTTATTAGCTCTTTCGGCAGTTTGCGAGACGAGCGCTTTCGCGGGCGCCAGTCGGACACGGCGGCGGCGAAGACGGCGGCGTCGGCGGTGGCGAAGGCGCGGCGCGCGGCGGCGAGCATTTCCATCGCGCTGGTGACGCGAACGAGTCGCACGTTCGGGGGAGCGGGTAGATCCACGGGACCGGCGATGAGCGTGACGGCGTGCCCGCGCTTTGCGGCGGCGGCGGCGATGGCGAAGCCCATCTTGCCCGTTGAGGCATTGGAGAGGTATCGCACGGGGTCGAGGTACTCGCGCGTCGGGCCGGCGGTGATGAGGATCTTCATGCGGCGGGTCATCGGCGGGAGCGCGGCGGTTTGCGTTGGAGCAGGGCCGTGGCTTCGAGAAGAATCGCGTCCGGTTCGGCCATGCGTCCCGTGCCGACTGTGCGACAGGCGAGCCAGCCGGAGGTCGGCGGTACGAAGCGGTAGCCGTGCCTCTTCAGCGCGGCGACGTTTTCCTGAACGATCGGATTTTCCCACATGCGCGTGTTCGCGGCCGGTGCGAGCAACACGGGGCAATCGGCCGACATGATCATGGTGCTGATCAGATCGTCGGCGATGCCGTGTGCGATCTTGCCAAGCATGTTGGCGGTGGCCGGCGCGACGATGAACAGGTCGGCGGCTTCGGTGAGGCGCAAGTGCTGGGGGTCGTGATAGTCGGCCTCGCCCCAGAGCGTGGTGAAGACCCGGCGCGCGGTGAGCGCCTGAAAGGTGAGCGGGGAGATGAATTTCTGGGCGGCGTCGGACATGGCGACGCTGACGCCGCAGCCGCGCTGCACGAGGGCCGAGACGAGGTAGGCGATTTTGTAGGCGGCGATGCCGCCGCAGACGCCGACAACGATTTCGTAGCCGGTCAGCGGCGGGTCTTCGCGCGATGCGGCGGCGCCCAGTGCGGCGGGCGGCGCAGGGGCGAGGCCGGTGGCCGGCGGGGTTGAACTAGGCGTCTTGTTCGCCACGGTTGTTCTCGGGTTCGGAGTAGGCGATCTTGCCTTCGATGATCTCGCGGATGGCGATTTCCATCGGGGTCATGCGGCCCGGCTCAACGAGCGGGCGCGCGCCCATCATGAGCTGCTTCCAGCGCTTCTGGATGAGCGCGGTCAGGCGGAAGCGGCCACCGACCTTGTTGATGATGTCCTCGTTCTTCAGGTCCTGAATCATGGTGCGGTTCCTTTCAAGCGATCGCAGGTTGATTTCGCGCCGGGCGCGACAGGATCAGGTCGCGCACCGATTGTACCGTTTTTTCGAGATCGTCGTTGACGACAAAGTGATCGTAGCAGCCCGATTCGTTGGCGAAGCGAATCTCGCCGTCGGCCTTGGCCAGCCGTTCGCGGATGACCTCGGCGGGATCGGTGTTGCGTCCGACGATGCGCTGCTTCTGGGCTTCGGGCGTGGGGGGCAGCAGGAAGATGGCGACGGCGTCGGGCATCTTTCGGCGGACCTGGATGCAGCCCTGGATGTCGATTTCGAGAATGATGGAGCGGCCCTCGCGGACGGCCTGCTGCACGGCCCGCAGCGGCGTGCCGTAATGATGGCCGTAGACTTGTGCGGTTTCGAGAAGCTCTCCGGCTTGTTCCATGCGGGCGAATTCATCTGGGGTGACGTAGTGGTAGTCTCGTGAGTTCTGTTCGCCCGGGCGCGGCTTGCGCGTCGTGACCGAGACGCTGAACTCGGCCGGGAGCAGTTCGCAGAGGCGGCGGCAGATCGTGGATTTGCCGACGCCGCTGGGGCCGCTGATGACGATGACGCGACCGGTGGATGGTTTGGTATTGGTGTCCATGCTACCCGAGCTCGAGAGGGATTCTAAGCGACGTTCTGAACCTGTTCCTTCATGCGATCGATGGCGGCTTTGATTTCAACGACGTGTCGCGAAATGGCGGCGTCGGCGGCCTTGCTGCCGATGGTGTTGGCTTCGCGGAGCATTTCCTGGGCGAGGAAATCGAGGCGTCGGCCGGCCTCCTGGCCGGAGCGGCAGATTTCGGCGAACTGATCGAGGTGGCTGGCGAGCCGGGCGATTTCCTCGTTGATGTCGCATCGCTCGGCGAAGATGGCGACCTCGCGGAGGATGGCGTCCTTTTCCAGCTCGATGCTGGTGCCGGCAACCAGTTGCTGCACACGGGCGAGGAGGCGCTTGTGATACTCCTCGACGACGCCGGGAGCGCGGGATTGAATTTCGGCCAGCCGCGAGCGGATCTCGGTGCATTGGGCGGTGAGGTCCTTCAGCAGGGCCTCGCCTTCGACGGCGCGCATTTTGAGCAATTTGTCGATCGCCTCGTCGACGACCTTCGCGGCGGCGGCGAAACGGGCTTCGAGCACCGCTTCATCGGGTTCGGCGGATTCGCAGACGCCGGGCAGTTCCAGAAGGGAGGCGAGATCGA from the Planctomycetia bacterium genome contains:
- a CDS encoding phosphopantothenoylcysteine decarboxylase, encoding MTGYEIVVGVCGGIAAYKIAYLVSALVQRGCGVSVAMSDAAQKFISPLTFQALTARRVFTTLWGEADYHDPQHLRLTEAADLFIVAPATANMLGKIAHGIADDLISTMIMSADCPVLLAPAANTRMWENPIVQENVAALKRHGYRFVPPTSGWLACRTVGTGRMAEPDAILLEATALLQRKPPRSRR
- the rpoZ gene encoding DNA-directed RNA polymerase subunit omega; this translates as MIQDLKNEDIINKVGGRFRLTALIQKRWKQLMMGARPLVEPGRMTPMEIAIREIIEGKIAYSEPENNRGEQDA
- the gmk gene encoding guanylate kinase; protein product: MDTNTKPSTGRVIVISGPSGVGKSTICRRLCELLPAEFSVSVTTRKPRPGEQNSRDYHYVTPDEFARMEQAGELLETAQVYGHHYGTPLRAVQQAVREGRSIILEIDIQGCIQVRRKMPDAVAIFLLPPTPEAQKQRIVGRNTDPAEVIRERLAKADGEIRFANESGCYDHFVVNDDLEKTVQSVRDLILSRPARNQPAIA
- a CDS encoding YicC family protein, whose translation is MLSSMTGFGAAQAHVDGVSYRTEIRSVNNRYYKSSLRLPESLQRYEAEFDKQLRTRLGRGSIVFNLRVRDENGAADSQINQAALERVAERLAPLAAKFGCARIDLASLLELPGVCESAEPDEAVLEARFAAAAKVVDEAIDKLLKMRAVEGEALLKDLTAQCTEIRSRLAEIQSRAPGVVEEYHKRLLARVQQLVAGTSIELEKDAILREVAIFAERCDINEEIARLASHLDQFAEICRSGQEAGRRLDFLAQEMLREANTIGSKAADAAISRHVVEIKAAIDRMKEQVQNVA